The Ciona intestinalis unplaced genomic scaffold, KH HT001139.1, whole genome shotgun sequence sequence cagACTGATCGCAATGGTGCACTGCTTGATCTTATTCAATTCTTTATTCACGCGTCGGGGTGCAAAGGAACGGTTACTCCAAAAATGATGCAAGAAGTTTCTGAAGGTTTTCAGGATGTGATAAAACAAATGACTGAACAGTTTGATGAGGTAACTTTATAACTCtcaattaaaattttgatgAATACTTTGGTATTTAATCATGCTAAGagaatttattttcatatttgaGGTGTGCATGTAAGCATGTTGACTTTTTGCAATAAGATGTGTGTTCTTAAACTTTGACTGGTTCatgtacagtttaaaatttaaagtttacctTTGTTCCTATTTTGTTTATCTTATTattggattttttaatttattttttggtaagTTTTGAGTGTTTTTTCATGGGTTGTTTATTAGCGGAAGTAGTAGTATCACTTGTAGGCATTTCTCCAGTTCTGATAATAAAactattcatttttttatttatattgaaacagacatatttagatattaaacTTGTATATATTCTACTTAAACATCACAGGACAGTGGAGATTACCCTCTTATTGCCACTGGTGCCCACCATCGAAAGTTTCGCTCAAGTTTTTGTGATTTTGTTCAGGTGATtgcaggattgtaaaagttgtaaatacggacggtgatcgtttaattttattgaaaatccggacgtaatatgttttacgtgcatctgtcacccaagctaccaaatcttgttataaagcgtattactgactatcaccacgacaccacagtctagtgccggcgcctgtgcgatagaaaccgttgttaaagctgcggtctaatgttttatgttcgtcgcGTGTTCGTAATAATCAGTAGGGATGCACCGGGTCGAATCCGGGTCCAATTACCCGGTCGAGTATCGTCGTTTTCGTGGTATTCGGACCCGGCTGGGTATCGCAATTACTCTGTCCGGGTAatttcattaatattttagttgttcGTCATTTAATAACCTGGAAAAAATGGTTTGTACGGCGGGTATTCAAACGTTTTCATGGCCCGTTAATCCATGTTCTTGCGCAACAAAGTCCGACGTAACATTTcgtactatgacgtaacaaacatacCTTCATTCGAGTTGCGCAATACTGTgcgtaaaaataaactaaacgCATTTATGTATACTATACTCCGTGAAATTGTTGCTGTACAAGAGAATTAAGAATAAGAATGAGTCCTACTTCAAAGTCATCTTCTGTTTGGAAGTATTTTGAAGTAATGGAAAAAGACACCTCTACAACAGTATGTAATCTGTGCAACGTATCGNNNNNNNNNNNNNNNNNNNNNNNNNNNNNNNNNNNNNNNNNNNNNNNNNNNNNNNNNNNNNNNNNNNNNNNNNNNNNNNNNNNNNNNNNNNNNNNNNNNNNNNNNNNNNNNNNNNNNNNNNNNNNNNNNNNNNNNNNNNNNNNNNNNNNNNNNNNNNNNNNNNNNNNNNNNNNNNNNNNNNNNNNNNNNNNNNNNNNNNNNNNNNNNNNNNNNNNNNNNNNNNNNNNNNNNNNNNNNNNNNNNNNNNNNNNNNNNNNNNNNNNNNNNNNNNNNNNNNNNNNNNNNNNNNNNNNNNNNNNNNNNNNNNNNNNNNNNNNNNNNNNNNNNNNNNNNNNNNNNNNNNNNNNNNNNNNNNNNNNNNNNNNNNNNNNNNNNNNNNNNNNNNNNNNNNNNNNNNNNNNNNNNNNNNNNNNNNNNNNNNNNNNNNNNNNNNNNNNNNNNNNNNNNNNNNNNNNNNNNNNNNNNNNNNNNNNNNNNNNNNNNNNNNNNNNNNNNNNNNNNNNNNNNNNNNNNNNNNNNNNNNNNNNNNNNNNNNNNNNNNNNNNNNNNNNNNNNNNNNNNNNNNNNNNNNNNNNNNNNNNNNNNNNNNNNNNNNNNNNNNNNNNNNNNNNNNNNNNNNNNNNNNNNNNNNNNNNNNNNNNNNNNNNNNNNNNNNNNNNNNNNNNNNNNNNNNNNNNNNNNNNNNNNNNNNNNNNNNNNNNNNNNNNNNNNNNNNNNNNNNNNNNNNNNNNNNNNNNNNNNNNNNNNNNNNNNNNNNNNNNNNNNNNNNNNAGTTcccaaaataaattaaaatagaaaggTCTGTGAAAACGCAGTTTCAGAATCCTATTTCTGCTGTTTTAACTGATCGGAAAATTTCCtgcaatattttgtatttcccCCCACACCCcccatttttattaatttatctaAAAGAATGCACACAATAAAATCTTAAATGTCATTATctcagattttaaaaaatagttagcTGCGtacctttttattaaaaatagctTTCCTTTTTAGTTGGCAAAGCGAGTGAGGCATGACACAATAGACAGCGACGTATCTCTTGGTCCCAATGCAACTTTATACGAGATTGTTCGTCAAGGAAAAATGGCAATGTCTTCTGTGGTGGATGATTGGATTGATGCGTACAAAGTATGTTGACTGAAGGGTGAAgctatactttatatatactgttatatatatatattttggtaCTTTGATTGGGTTTGACATTATATAAACCAGTTCAAGCGCTTGAAACTTCATTCTTTATAGTATATCAATAATGCTTCATGtccaattttttatattaatatttacttgcttttacaaatgtttgtaagcattaatattaaatcaatCTTAATAAGACATAGTGGTGAAAACATTTAAGGTAATATATGGAATCTGCATATTTCACATTTCAGACCGATCGCAACGGTGCACTGCTTGATCTTATTCAATTCTTTATTCACGCGTCGGGGTGCAAAGGAACGGTTACTCCAAAAATGATGCAAGAAGTTTCTGAAGGTTTTCAGGATGTGATAAAACAAATGACTGAACAGTTTGATGAGGTAACTTTATTACTCTTAGTTAAAAAGTTTGATAAatactttggttttaaatagAGCCCGACCGATATTGCTATTTTCAAACCgataccgataccgatattttgtaCATTTCAGTTGCCGAATACNNNNNNNNNNNNNNNNNNNNNNNNNNNNNNNNNNNNNNNNNNNNNNNNNNtcataattaatagttacgttgtGATAGGCcacgtgacgtaacaattgaatgaaaaattgttctaattccaagcgaaggaatgttatattaaatgcaacgcgtgtgtgtgcgtcttagcactttctggctgcgtgcgtgtctgcggtAAAGATGGCTTAGGGGTTGCAAAACCCTGTGGTTGCAAAACcgtggttgcagcaatttatattatttcattataaaaaagtttaagagtttttggctttttatttaaaatgtgatacgaaaacattgggcgctcgtgtaattcgacacctgctgtaattcgatacgggcaaattcgctgacgttgcgatgcgttacttgcgagagagcaaattcacaacgaacgaaaaataattaaagagaaagctacgctgactagtctcgttatctcttagtagcttcacttttttcatttttaatatttttcgctctcgcgtgcaacattatagcataaggctcggcgctcggcccagttttcagccgagcgccgagcgtcaaaaaaggagacgctcgggcacgagcttttgagttcgggctcggctcggtACATCCCTAatatatactgttatatatatatattttggtaCTTTGATTGGGTTTGACATTATATAAACCAGTTCAAGCGCTTGAAACTTCATTCTTTATAGTATATCAATAATGCTTCATGtccaattttttatattaatatttacttgcttttacaaatgtttgtaagcattaatattaaatcaatCTTAATAAGACATAGTGGTGAAAACATTTAAGGTAATATATGGAATCTGCATATTTCACATTTCAGACCGATCGCAACGGTGCACTGCTTGATCTTATTCAATTCTTTATTCACGCGTCGGGGTGCAAAGGAACGGTTACTCCAAAAATGATGCAAGAAGTTTCTGAAGGTTTTCAGGATGTGATAAAACAAATGACTGAACAGTTTGATGAGGTAACTTTATTACTCTTAGTTAAAAAGTTTGATAAatactttggttttaaatagAGCCCGACCGATATTGCTATTTTCAAACCgataccgataccgatattttgtaaatttcagttGCCGATAACCGATATTTTAATGCACCTAAAAATCTTGactgattaaaacaaaaaaatctgatatagctgataaaaatcaactaacatgcttaattattattaattagttattGGTGAACTTGTAAttggttaatttgtaattttttcaaattaattttaccttccttccattaaacaaacattatatttatcagctaatgcagtttatttgtgtatcacGCTGACGCGTAAAGATGCAAAAGTGACCTAAAGTAACCTCGACGTTACACGCGCCTGATAAACATAACATGCGGTGGACGCGTGATCAGACGCTTTGACCTAGTTTACTACGTTAGATTTTTACGAACGAGTAGAATTAGGTATACGAGTAAGTTTACGTTTATGAACAAGCTATCGCTCTGCATTAATTCTTACGTAAACACGTCGTTGGCCGAATGGTTACTTAGCGCCGATAATATCGGCCGTTTTTTGCCCTTGCCAATAATCGGTAAATCACCTAAAATGCGGCCGATATATCGGCTAACCGATAATCGGTCGGGCTCTAGTTTTAAATCATGCTAAAAGAATTTCTTTTGTACCTGAGGATCAAGGTGTGCATGTAAGCATGTTGACTTTTTGCAATAAGATGTGTAAGTTTTGGGCATTGTTTTAGGTGTTAAATGTTAGTGGTGTATTTGCTCCCCATGTTCTTAAACTTTGACTGGTTCATGtccagtttaaaatttaaagtttacctTTGTTCctattttgtttatctttattggatttttaaatttatttttttggaagttttgagttttttttcatGGGTTGTTTATCAGCGGAAGTAGTAGTATCACTTGTAGGCATTTCTCCAGTTCTGATAATAAAactattcatttttttatttatattgaaacagacatatttagatattaaacTTGTATATATTCTACTTAAACATCACAGGACAGTGGAGATTACCCTCTTATTGCCACTGGTGCCCACCATCGAAAGTTTCGCTCAAGTTTTTGTGATTTTGTTCAGGTGATTGCTTTAATATTATATctgaacaaataacacattGTACGCAACAGACTAAATGAGGTTCCTATTATTAtctattatattttacatctttataattaatgtgtttttttggttgttacttttgaattaaaaatcttGATCTTCAACTTAGCCACAAAGCACATTAGTTGCATTATTTTTCATGGatatattgtaataatttaCAGTTTAACCCAACTTAATTCCCcagtattttttacatttgcatagttttaaaaaacatgccTATTTATTAGAACTGTGCTCTCTTAGTTACCATTATTAGATGAATTAATTTCTACCAAATTTTTAAAGCTGTCagttttgattttgttgttaatttctAATTCATACAACTTCAGGCATTAGTTCGGCAGTGTCAATATGAAATAATCTACGATCAATTTATGATGgacaatattttaactttgctTACTGAGCTCAGCAACTCTCAAGTAAGAGCGTTCCGACATACTTCAACTCTTGCAGGTAGGGTGCTAAACAGATAAAGACCAAAATGCAGTCCATCATTCACACCCTTTTTTACAGTAAtgcttgaaaatattttatatatataccaaattGTCTGATTTACATAACATGATATCACATTACTATTAAATAGGTTAACCTTTTTTTCccaattgaattttttttctactgCACCAGATAAGTAAGGACACGCTAcacatactttttatttttgtttccagCAATGAAACTAATGACCGGTCTTGTAAACGTGGCTCTTCAACTCAGTGTAAGTTTGGATAACACTCAGCGACAATATGATGCTGAACACAACAAAACCATAAGCAAACGTGCGTCGGAAAAACTTGATATATTGATGCAGAAAAGAAAAGAGGTGTGGTgtcttatttaattttaaaatgcaaaccaATATTGGCAACGTCTGATTATGACATGCTANNNNNNNNNNNNNNNNNNNNNNNNNNNNNNNNNNNNNNNNNNNNNNNNNNCGGACGATTCCGGCAACGAAGATAGCATTTTGTTTGAGTGTCCTCTGTCCGACGATCAAATTGTTGACACTGAAACAACGCCAGGATTGGAACAGAACGCcgaacaacaaaaaaataaaataaaaacaacagttatgcGTTACATTGGAAGCCAACGAATAAAGTCTTCAAAGTCGCCGTTGGATTTTTGGATGGATCACCGCGCGGACTGTCCCGCATTGTTTTCCTTAGCTGTATCACTTCTTTCTTGTCCACCAACAAGTGTATCGTCGGAACGTCTTTTCAGTTCATCGGGCGTGATTGTATCTCCCCTGCGTAATCGTCTCAAGCCAAAGAATGTGGAAGTGCTAACATTTTTGCACTACAATCTCcgaaaacttaattttttgtattaaatggTGTCTAGGAATTTGTGCCTCTcatgtaaataaatgttttttttttatggataAAAATTCGTTCcgtatgtaaataaaaatccgTTCCACATATTCAGTTGAATTGATGCGCTAATCAATGTATACATGTCTGATGAATCGACTAGATTATGGTTATTTCGTTTTGATACCTACTAATTCGCCGACGGACGTGTCTTTACTTGCTTGCATGCATGCCATGTAAGGCTACACAAGGCGCATTTTCGCTTTATATGACAACCGCATACTCGTGCGGACTCGACGACAGCCGCgcaatacataaataaaaatgcctCGCCGGGCACTCGGATTCGACCGGGTAACGTTTCTCATTACCCGGATTCGCCGAATCCgggtaattttaatttcgtCCCATCCCTAATAATCAGCTAACGAAGTCGctcgagtaacaaacattgccgtgctgcaatttgacattttgcgcttaattgttacgtcacatgtcttattgcaacataactattaactatgacgtttcattacgtaacaatcggaaggaatgcccactgcccaacgaaccacgagatcgaaacatcgtgtatgagcgtcacatttttacgctctgcgcgggggtaggaaataaagaaagacgcatgcggtagcatacattctacacctaacaaacgaagcaatcgttgtgaatttattctcgtgacaagtgacgtaatgaaactctggttctcgtgcggtgccaacgaacgatgttttttggcttctgtccaagctcggccggggagatactttgtaatatcatattacaatttgcgttggttccaatttactgatagcagcgctcctcgctcttatatttgcaccaattaaaattcacataaacgcaatttacctgcatttattaaagtttaaactattcttggttgcttgcttaaaattatatcgggaataaaacaattatataaaatacagaagcacataaaccacaattgttttctaaaattttaatagtttatcaaaggtattatgacgtaatcatcgttacatttttaatccacgatgaacttgcgtaaaacttttcatttgtttctaccGATTTAAAtacgtcgttttaataaatggaatatcatttttaattcACCACATACTGGTTCCATGTGACatgatttgtgacaaaattagtatagtaggtgttaggaaaatgcattttttttaatgtttgcacgaaccgtttcgtcattttagctattcgcCGTGTTCTTGCAATGTAACCGATGCGGTTAAAATAGAGCGCACGTTTGTGTCGTCAATAATTACGgaacaaagaaaccaaagagtatattgtcggccgaacgtaagaaagttgattttaatataaataggatttatttctactaaaaaaatccagaagtttttcgacgatccgaacggtgacattatcactgaaaaaggggtatttttacaatcctgtGTGATTGCTATAATATTATATctgaacaaataacacattGTACGCAACAGACTAAATGAGGTTCCTATTATTATCTATTAAATTTTACATCTTTataattaatgtgtttttttggttgttacttttgaattaaaaatcttAATCTTCAACTTAGCCACAAAGCACATTAGTTGCATTATTTTTCATGGatatattgtaataatttaCAGTTTAACCCAACTTAATTCCCCAGTATTTACATTtgcatagttttaaaaaacatgccTATTTATTAGAACTGTGCTCTTTTACTTACCATTATTAGATGAATTAATTTCtaccaattttttaaacctgtcagttttaattttgttgttaatttctAATTCATACAACTTCAGGCATTAGTTCGGCAGTGTCAATATGAAATAATCTACGATCAATTTATGATGgacaatattttaactttgctTACTGAGCTCAGCAACTCTCAAGTAAGAGCGTTCCGACATACTTCAACTCTTGCAGGTAGGGTGCTAAACAGATAAAGACCAAAATGCAGTCCATCATTCACACCCTTTTTTACAGTAAtgcttgaaaatattttatatatataccaaattGTCTGATTTACATAACATGATATCACATTACTATTAAATAGGTTAACCTTTTTTTCccaattgaaattttttttctactgCACCAGATAAGTAAGGACACGCTAcacatactttttatttttgtttccagCAATGAAACTAATGACCGGTCTTGTAAACGTGGCTCTTCAACTCAGTGTAAGTTTGGATAACACTCAGCGACAATATGATGCTGAACACAACAAAACCATAAGCAAACGTGCGTCGGAAAAACTTGATATATTGATGCAGAAAAGAAAAGAGGTGTGGTgtcttatttaattttaaaatgcaaaccaATATTGGCAACGTCTGATTATGACATGCTAGTTTTAATAcggtagtttaaaaaattatcctTTCTCGGCTCTGATGCTGGATCGAAAATGGGCACTTTTTACACTGCGTTTCGGAAGTCATCTTTGTTCAATTAttacattaaattaatatttatgtctCCATTTTTGCTTAAAGTATTTGTTTAATGTGTTACCTATTTATATAgcctttaaatttatttccatTGTCAGTTGGAAGAGCAACAAAGTGAAATAGAAGGGATGCTTAATGGAATATTCAAGGTATAgaaatctgtttttatttgcagAAACATTAAGctgaaacatcattttcatCTTTCGAAATCCCATTTTAATTGTAACTCATTGGACAGtctgtttttattgtaactaCTAGAAACcttaaatacattaaaacaggGTTATTCCATTTCATGAGCTATAGAATTTGGTCAAAATAACTGGTTTTattatgtaagtttttttttctcggACGTCAGACACTAGTACCGATTCAAAAGTACCctgattttattttcattaagattttcatttatttatttcatttgcaGGGAATATTCATTCTACGATATCGGGATTTCATTGCTGAAATCCGTGCACTATGCATGGATGAAATTGGTGCTTGGATGAGAATGTTTTCCAAAGTATTTCTTACAGACAGTTACCTGAAATATGTTGGATGGACCTTGCATGACAAAGTAATTATGTAAACAGTAGTATGTATTATGGGTAATACTTTGAAAAATAGTTTAGTAAAAAAGTAGTAATAATAACATAGTTTCTCtctttcaatattttttttatttccatatatttcaatagttttttatttccatttttatatttatatatatataaatataaattttcatttttgttaacAACCAGCAAAAAGAAGTTCGTACAAAATGCCTAAATACTCTAATTGGATTGTATGGTGACAACGACATGACTCGggatttaaaacttttcacgAGTCGTTTTAAAGACAGAATCGTGTCCATGACGCTTGACAAAGAATATGACGTGGCAGTGTTGGCCATTAAGCTgctgtatttaatattatcgtaagttatttttaatgacATTTAAGGTGTATAATTTGCAGCTACTTTATGTTTGTGATTGGTTGCTTGGGGTAAcggatattttaaatttaaatcctTGTATTATTGAACTGAATAACTCATGTTAACAAACCAGTATTCAATTTAAAGAGTTAAACTTTCTCTGTATTTCAGAcgttattattaaactatcgGTGTGTAGTAATGTAtggcatattttaaaatcttgcaAGTGGGACAATAATTTACTCACACCGTTTAATTGcaagtaaatttttattatgtttgagTTAAATAATTACGGAATCAATTGTCaaaatgctttgttttataacagtaAATTAATTTCTCAGGTTTTGAAAAACCCatctatttacatttttttaatctattcatttacattttttcagaaACTGTGGATATGACACACCAGTGCTGACATCAAGTGATTGTGAGAGTGTCTACCAACTTGTCTTTTCATGTCATCGTCCAGTTGCTGTTGCAGCTGCCGAGTTTCTGAACAAACAACTTTTCATGGATAAGGTAAATTAATCACAGCATAATTTTTGTTCCAATATATTTCTGGTAATagtatacgtttttttttcatttgtctAATGagttttttaacctttttttttaactacacTGGAAACTTGAGAATTGGTGTACTTTTCATgatctttattttaatgaacatTTTTATGACTGGGAAATAATCAGTCTTGTTAAAGATTGTTTTTGACCCTTTTTCATTTCTGGTAAAACATACAAGCttgttatgttaaaaatatatgcagtataaatttatatataaatttctttCATGCAGGACGTGAACCCAGGTTACACGAAACGCGGTAAAAGAAGAGGTGTAAATGCACCAGTGATCACAGATCTTGTGCTGTTCTACATGGAGAGTGAGGTATCAACAATTGTTACCTATTTTATTACatgatttaaataataaccaaaaaatatattgccAAATCTCAAACTTTTGCATAAATGGGTTGTAAAACTGTcccttttttgttaaactgtaattacaatttatttatgaaCAATCTGAGTGTTTAGTGAGCAAGTTTAGAATCACCTTTCGATATGTTTGGTAAGTAGTTGCCTTGTTAATTTACCTCTGTGCTCTGCAGTTGCATGAACATGCTACATACCTGGTTGATTCACTATGGGATGTTGCTGGTTCTATGCTGAAAGATTGGGAATGTATGTCGGACATGTTGCTTGAGGAACCAGCCAATGATCGCGACTCGCTGGATCAGAAACAAGAGAGCGCTCTCGTTGACATTATGGTGTGTTCAGTAAAACAAGCTGCTGAAGGGGTTCCGCCTACAGGCAGGCAAGGCTATAGCAAGGTGTGTATATTGtcatatagtagtgtgggaaaggatagaacacctttacattctattttctcgtttcatttggtagtaaacatgtGCTTAGAGATTTCTGTAcagttttgttgattttttaaacttgttgttATTATCGTTAGCTTTTAACTACTTATTTTTATCCAACCCAATATTAAAGAGAAATAAAACTCGCTTAGAAATCAGCATCCCGAGATCGGAAGATTGCGATTGAAGATCGTTTAAAGTTGACAGAGCATTTTACCGTTGCTCTTCCAAGTCTGCTTAAGAAATTTCATGTGGATCGTGAAAAAGTAGTTGGTTTGTTACAGATACCGAGATATTTTGAACTGGAGTGTTACACAACAAGCAGGTAAGTCCGTACCGTTGTGTAATTTTAGTtttctaagtttttttttataattccgTAAAGTTTGATTTTGAATGTAGTGGGGATATTTCATTTGATGCCCAAATTTTTAGAAGTGTTTTTTTGAAGAATTTAACCAGAAAAGTCAGAGAGAGGGTTTTAGTCGTATTTGTTTTTGGcacatttttgtaaattataattattattaaacgtTGGCACTTATCCCCATATTTTAAATCGTAGCATATATAACATGAACTTTGTTTACATCTTTGGCCGTTTTATTAATAagatacaacaaaaaatgacaataatggtaatttatttacactttATGGTTCAAATAAAGATATTAAGAGCAGTTTTCATAAGCATACGTGACTCATTAGAGCTTTACTCTCGTCTTTTTAGGAGAGAAAAACATTTGGATGAATTGTTGACACAATTATCAGTGGTGATGGATAAACATACTGAGCATGATGTGagttattgtttatattgtttgaTTCTGAAGTTCTCATGCCATATAATTGACTAACATAAGAAAAATAATCCAAagggttaaaaatattttttttttttataaattttttatatatatatatataatactgtcgTCTGTCTTGACTCTTTAAACGAATTTCTATGAATTTCGTTTCCGAAACCTTTTtggtgaaataaaaaaaaacctaattaCAGGTACTTGAAGAAGTTTCTCGAACATTCAGTCATTTATGTGACGATGAATTTGCTATTTTTAGTAAAGTTTCCATAGCACGACGTGCGGTGATCGACAAGTGGGCGGAAAACTTACGATTTTCTCTTGCTGTTTTTAAAGAAGCGGTATGTCATTGTGAAAtctggttttagttttatattttaacattagattatactaaatttaaattaatttgtatccatttcatttaatttatgttgCATAATAATTTTATGGGCTTAAAAagggtatttttaatttgaattatatatttaattgcaaaattatgaaagtttaaaaaaatgtttgtttttttttgaataattttttttaaagtggtGAAACATATATTCAACTCACAACAGGGGGATAATGTTGATGACGAAGAAGTTTATAATGTTGTACAGAATCTGAAAAGACTTACTCATCTCTTCATGTTCAATGATATTACTCAGTGGGATTTGTATCCTCAGGTtcgaaaaacaacaaatatttaagttttttatgtCTGGAATGTGTTTTCACTATGTATCACTGTAattcttttaaacaaacaggcAAACATGATAATTCAAATGCAACAAGAACGTTCAGATTCAATACCAGAATCGGTAAGTAACATGTTATATGTGACAAATCAATGCAATTTTTGAAAAGATATTATGATACTGGGGTTAAGCTTGGATAGAGTTAGTAGTAGCGCCTAATTCTAATATTTCCttatcgtgtttaaaacaaata is a genomic window containing:
- the LOC100175748 gene encoding cohesin subunit SA-2 isoform X2, which codes for MESAYFTFQTDRNGALLDLIQFFIHASGCKGTVTPKMMQEVSEGFQDVIKQMTEQFDEDSGDYPLIATGAHHRKFRSSFCDFVQALVRQCQYEIIYDQFMMDNILTLLTELSNSQVRAFRHTSTLAAMKLMTGLVNVALQLSVSLDNTQRQYDAEHNKTISKRASEKLDILMQKRKELEEQQSEIEGMLNGIFKGIFILRYRDFIAEIRALCMDEIGAWMRMFSKVFLTDSYLKYVGWTLHDKQKEVRTKCLNTLIGLYGDNDMTRDLKLFTSRFKDRIVSMTLDKEYDVAVLAIKLLYLILSNCGYDTPVLTSSDCESVYQLVFSCHRPVAVAAAEFLNKQLFMDKDVNPGYTKRGKRRGVNAPVITDLVLFYMESELHEHATYLVDSLWDVAGSMLKDWECMSDMLLEEPANDRDSLDQKQESALVDIMVCSVKQAAEGVPPTGRQGYSKKSASRDRKIAIEDRLKLTEHFTVALPSLLKKFHVDREKVVGLLQIPRYFELECYTTSRREKHLDELLTQLSVVMDKHTEHDVLEEVSRTFSHLCDDEFAIFSKVSIARRAVIDKWAENLRFSLAVFKEAGDNVDDEEVYNVVQNLKRLTHLFMFNDITQWDLYPQANMIIQMQQERSDSIPESMLLEAVKFIYYHLVYSLAGLKKSSTSSGVGSEDPRAAIGLLRKRTAEYLSSCEMLLAKSPYKKIQEESYMSICDLLVMFAPQLASSSPNLKSLVQRASEPLQHSLVDFVREFVFTMPDEDENEDDTAKIDALHQRRSLLAAICKLFVYNMVDLRLAAVVFQQYIRFYSDYGDIIKETISKTRHVNKLGCAQTLALSLKSLFRETVREQGGVLDQSSQEYGHMKELARRFALTFGLDQVKTRDAVAELHKEGILFALKRDDAAYNESVAPPNLSFLGILVEFSAKLMRQDKRTVVHYLDKHISPHLLSNQDSSWIPLVTYRNSLLQGAGLDDDLRQAPAKSRRGRRKKNIEGELEPPATPISPATPMHQPQTPMTPQPHAQPTMAPQNSIGQPQLTSTVMRGKQQMRMTDDQMEYRPSQTMINTSMPMTPQHSMPPPQEYHHQMGYPMSVPQQSPIQQIGTPQYMQPSTSSGIYQQGGSESYQGVVSPMTQPGMQTQSPYYGN
- the LOC100175748 gene encoding cohesin subunit SA-2 isoform X1; this translates as MAMSSVVDDWIDAYKTDRNGALLDLIQFFIHASGCKGTVTPKMMQEVSEGFQDVIKQMTEQFDEDSGDYPLIATGAHHRKFRSSFCDFVQALVRQCQYEIIYDQFMMDNILTLLTELSNSQVRAFRHTSTLAAMKLMTGLVNVALQLSVSLDNTQRQYDAEHNKTISKRASEKLDILMQKRKELEEQQSEIEGMLNGIFKGIFILRYRDFIAEIRALCMDEIGAWMRMFSKVFLTDSYLKYVGWTLHDKQKEVRTKCLNTLIGLYGDNDMTRDLKLFTSRFKDRIVSMTLDKEYDVAVLAIKLLYLILSNCGYDTPVLTSSDCESVYQLVFSCHRPVAVAAAEFLNKQLFMDKDVNPGYTKRGKRRGVNAPVITDLVLFYMESELHEHATYLVDSLWDVAGSMLKDWECMSDMLLEEPANDRDSLDQKQESALVDIMVCSVKQAAEGVPPTGRQGYSKKSASRDRKIAIEDRLKLTEHFTVALPSLLKKFHVDREKVVGLLQIPRYFELECYTTSRREKHLDELLTQLSVVMDKHTEHDVLEEVSRTFSHLCDDEFAIFSKVSIARRAVIDKWAENLRFSLAVFKEAGDNVDDEEVYNVVQNLKRLTHLFMFNDITQWDLYPQANMIIQMQQERSDSIPESMLLEAVKFIYYHLVYSLAGLKKSSTSSGVGSEDPRAAIGLLRKRTAEYLSSCEMLLAKSPYKKIQEESYMSICDLLVMFAPQLASSSPNLKSLVQRASEPLQHSLVDFVREFVFTMPDEDENEDDTAKIDALHQRRSLLAAICKLFVYNMVDLRLAAVVFQQYIRFYSDYGDIIKETISKTRHVNKLGCAQTLALSLKSLFRETVREQGGVLDQSSQEYGHMKELARRFALTFGLDQVKTRDAVAELHKEGILFALKRDDAAYNESVAPPNLSFLGILVEFSAKLMRQDKRTVVHYLDKHISPHLLSNQDSSWIPLVTYRNSLLQGAGLDDDLRQAPAKSRRGRRKKNIEGELEPPATPISPATPMHQPQTPMTPQPHAQPTMAPQNSIGQPQLTSTVMRGKQQMRMTDDQMEYRPSQTMINTSMPMTPQHSMPPPQEYHHQMGYPMSVPQQSPIQQIGTPQYMQPSTSSGIYQQGGSESYQGVVSPMTQPGMQTQSPYYGN